A stretch of the Butyricicoccus intestinisimiae genome encodes the following:
- the rplI gene encoding 50S ribosomal protein L9 encodes MKVILQQDVKGQGKKGQLVEVSEGYGRNFLLPRKLAVPATADNVNQMKQAEESKKHRQAVERAEAEENAKKFESIMVHLTAKGGTSGRIFGSVTSKEIASQLKKEHGIEISKNKIVMDEAIKSFGTYELKVKLYPEVVGKLKVQVTEVE; translated from the coding sequence ATGAAAGTTATTTTACAGCAGGACGTAAAGGGTCAGGGTAAAAAGGGACAGCTCGTAGAGGTCTCTGAGGGATATGGCAGAAACTTCCTTCTGCCGCGCAAGCTGGCTGTTCCGGCTACCGCAGACAACGTAAACCAGATGAAGCAGGCGGAGGAATCCAAAAAGCATCGTCAGGCCGTTGAGCGCGCAGAGGCAGAGGAGAACGCAAAGAAGTTCGAGTCTATCATGGTGCATCTGACTGCAAAGGGCGGCACCAGCGGCCGTATCTTTGGCTCCGTCACCAGCAAGGAAATTGCAAGCCAGCTCAAGAAGGAGCATGGCATTGAAATCAGCAAGAACAAGATTGTCATGGACGAGGCGATTAAGAGCTTTGGCACATATGAGCTGAAGGTCAAGCTGTATCCGGAAGTTGTCGGCAAGCTGAAGGTTCAGGTAACCGAAGTAGAGTAA
- a CDS encoding DHH family phosphoesterase — MDKRLARILEPGFGMYFIVFLVFACVSAFFSLFLALFEMAVCAALYIYYVVTMRRRNQEVLQYLEALSGGTDNETRQNFIDIPLPITVCMIGNGQIIWCNEQFHSVYDMHDSMFEQTLEDIIPGFDTSWLVDDKSVYPSEVKIGDKYYMVIGSRVRPMDGSTSVLMTLYWLDCTELVSLRQEYDESRPVVAIVSIDNYEELVKNANDSEKATMLASVDNRIGEWAKDIQGVLRKYDRDKYIFVMEERNLAQITQDKFSVLDTVRSIVSREGINATLSIGIGRDGKTLQEKYEFAQLALDMALSRGGDQTVIKNRYAFEFFGGCAKEVEKRTKVKSRVMANALGQLMRDSSQVFVMGHHHTDIDALGAAVGVVCAARSRGKQVHVVLHRAQTLAQPLLERVEASGDYDDVFIEPEQAAELIDGNSLMVVVDTNRPDFVDAPELLSRFRKVAVIDHHRRAADYIENCAVNMHEPSASSASELVSELLQYMVPNQTISRVEAESLLAGIYLDTKGFSIKAGVRTFEAAAYLRRAGADMIAVKRLFQNSFQDYMQRERVISCAENAPGGIVVAVADFPVTRPTAAQAADELLNIIGVRASIVAFPIGEDIVVSARSMGAVNVQVLTEMLGGGGSLTAAGAQLQNTDWLKAKEQIMKAIEAYLDQNAQEDE; from the coding sequence TATTATGTTGTAACCATGCGGCGCCGCAATCAGGAGGTGCTGCAGTATTTGGAGGCTCTGTCCGGCGGAACCGACAATGAGACGAGACAGAACTTTATTGACATCCCGCTGCCGATTACGGTTTGTATGATCGGAAACGGACAAATTATCTGGTGTAATGAGCAATTTCATTCGGTGTATGACATGCACGACAGCATGTTTGAACAGACGCTGGAGGATATTATTCCGGGATTTGATACGTCGTGGCTGGTAGATGATAAATCCGTGTATCCGTCCGAGGTCAAAATCGGCGATAAGTATTACATGGTGATTGGCTCGCGCGTGCGTCCGATGGACGGCAGCACCAGCGTGCTGATGACGCTGTACTGGCTGGACTGCACCGAGTTGGTTTCGCTGCGGCAGGAGTATGACGAATCCCGTCCGGTCGTCGCCATTGTGTCCATTGACAATTACGAGGAACTGGTCAAAAACGCAAACGACTCGGAAAAGGCAACCATGCTCGCCTCTGTGGATAACCGCATCGGCGAGTGGGCAAAGGACATTCAGGGTGTTTTGCGAAAATATGACCGCGATAAATATATTTTCGTGATGGAAGAACGAAATTTGGCGCAAATCACGCAGGATAAGTTTTCTGTTTTGGATACCGTGCGCTCGATTGTGTCGCGCGAAGGCATCAATGCAACGCTGTCGATTGGCATCGGGCGGGACGGCAAGACGCTGCAGGAAAAGTACGAGTTTGCACAGCTCGCACTGGATATGGCGCTGAGCCGCGGCGGTGACCAGACGGTCATCAAAAACCGCTATGCCTTTGAGTTCTTTGGCGGCTGCGCCAAGGAGGTCGAAAAGCGCACGAAGGTGAAATCCCGTGTCATGGCAAATGCGCTGGGTCAGCTCATGCGCGATTCCTCGCAGGTGTTCGTCATGGGACATCATCACACGGATATTGACGCGCTGGGCGCCGCTGTCGGTGTCGTTTGCGCGGCGCGCAGCAGAGGAAAACAGGTGCACGTGGTTCTGCACCGCGCGCAGACGCTTGCCCAGCCGCTGCTGGAGCGCGTAGAGGCGAGCGGCGACTATGACGACGTGTTTATCGAGCCGGAACAGGCTGCGGAGCTGATTGACGGCAACAGCCTGATGGTTGTCGTAGACACCAACCGGCCGGACTTTGTCGATGCGCCGGAGCTGCTGTCCCGATTCCGTAAGGTCGCTGTCATCGACCACCACAGACGTGCCGCAGATTATATTGAAAACTGCGCCGTCAATATGCATGAACCGTCGGCGTCCTCTGCCAGTGAGCTGGTCAGTGAGCTGCTGCAATATATGGTACCCAATCAGACAATCAGCCGCGTAGAGGCGGAAAGCTTGCTGGCGGGTATTTATCTGGACACCAAGGGCTTTTCCATCAAGGCGGGCGTGCGCACCTTTGAGGCGGCGGCATATCTGCGCCGCGCCGGTGCGGATATGATCGCGGTGAAGCGCCTGTTCCAAAATTCGTTTCAGGATTATATGCAGCGCGAGCGCGTGATTTCCTGTGCGGAAAATGCGCCGGGCGGCATTGTCGTTGCTGTGGCAGACTTTCCGGTCACCCGACCGACGGCGGCACAGGCGGCGGATGAGCTGCTCAACATCATTGGCGTGCGCGCCAGCATTGTGGCATTTCCTATTGGAGAGGACATTGTCGTGTCTGCGCGCTCGATGGGCGCGGTCAATGTTCAGGTGCTCACAGAGATGCTTGGCGGCGGCGGCAGCCTGACGGCAGCCGGTGCACAGCTGCAGAATACCGACTGGCTCAAGGCAAAAGAACAGATCATGAAGGCGATTGAAGCGTACTTGGATCAAAACGCACAGGAAGACGAATAA